In Desulfomicrobium apsheronum, the sequence CGACCTCGAAGACCACTCGTCCCCGACGATCCCGAACCTCGACCCGGCGATCCACGGAAGCCTTTTCCTCGCCTTCCAGATTGGCCGAAGCCGCCGCCGTCAGGGCCACGACATGATCGTCGATATACGCATCGTTGCTCTCGGCCACATTGGAGATCAGGTCACGCAGCTTGTCGAAGGCCAAAAGGACGATGTTGACCACTTCGGGCTCCGGGACAAGCTCGCGGTTGCGGACCATGTCCAGGATGTTCTCGATCTTGTGTCCAAGATCCTTGATCTTGGTCAGACCCAGAAACCCGGCGCCCCCCTTGATGGAATGCGCCGCGCGAAAGACCTTGTTGACCAGCTCCACATCGATATCGGCGCCCGCCTGTTCAATGGCCAGCAAATCGTTCTCGATATCCCCGAGGTGCTCGGCTGCTTCTTCCACGTACATTTGGAGAGTTTCGTCATCCATCATCATTGTGCGAACTCCATATGGATTTCAATTTATGAGGCCTTCTCCCGCGCCTGCGAGCGGCGGTCTCAAGGTGCCAGGGTTTTCACCCGCGCTCCTGATCTGAAAAAGACGACCGTTAATGACCTGTGTTGGCCTTGGCTCCCGCCATCGGCACAAAGGGCGATTCTCATCGGCCACCATGGCGGGCATTTGCCGCCTGACCGCGTTATGAGTCCAGGTTCAGATGCTGGTCAAGACGCATCGACTTGAAAAGCTTGATTATGTTCTCGGAAGCGTTGACAATTATCAACTTCCCGCCTTTTTTCTTCATGGAATTGTGCGTGGCGATGATCACTCCGATACCTATGGAGTCCATCATCCCCGCCCCGGTCAGATCGAGGCGCACCTCCGCCGGAGAGTCTGCCAGCAAAGAAGCCAGCTCCTGCTTGAACTCCGGGACCATGGAGGACACAAGATCCTGACCTGGGGTGATGGTGGCAATATTCCCTTCGCGGACGATAGCAGACATAGGCGGCTCCTTAGGAGAAAAATCATGGCTGGGAGGACCTTCTTACACAGGGGTCCGTACGATATCAATCTACAACACTGGCAATAATTTGCAACAATTACTGATCATTGTCCCCGAAATTTCGCATACGCGCGCTTGCCGTCCTACATAATCCCATACACAGCCAGCATAAAAGACGTTTTTCGCGTATGCCGAGAATATGCGCTTTGCCCTTGTCAACATTATGATTTTCTGGAAAATATAAGTTTACTTGTCGTTAGCCGACGAAAAGCATGAATACGCATAAACCATTACCCAAGAAAAATTCCCTGATGACCTCCACCCAGCACGCGCCGAACACCGAACCACCCATCACGACCAGTATCCTGCTGGTCGAAGACAACGCCATAGTCGCCTTCGACATGCAGCAACGGCTGCAAAAGCTCGGGTACCAGGTCCAGGGCATCATCACCTCCGGCGAGGAAGCCATCGCCGCCGTTTCACGGCAAGCGCCGTCACTGATCCTCATGGACATCTTTCTCGATGGGCGCATCGACGGCATCGAAGCGGCCAAGGCCATCCTTGAAAACACGCAGATCCCCATCATCTTCCTGACCGCCCATGACGACGAAGAAACCCTGGGGCGCGCCAAGATCACCGAGACCTTCGGCTACATCATAAAACCCGCCGAATCCCGAGACCTGCATGTTGCCATCGAAATCGCCCTCTACAAGCATTCCGCCGCGCAGGCGCTCCAGAAGAGCGAACAGCAGTACAGGCTTCTGTTCAACTCCATGCTGAACGGCTTCGCCCTGCACGAGGTCGTGACCGACGCTTCGGGGAAACCCGGAGATCTGCTCTTCCTCGACGTCAACCCGGCCTTTGCCAGCTTCTTCGGCCTGCCCGCAAAAGACATCGTCGGACGCAGCCTGC encodes:
- a CDS encoding STAS domain-containing protein — translated: MSAIVREGNIATITPGQDLVSSMVPEFKQELASLLADSPAEVRLDLTGAGMMDSIGIGVIIATHNSMKKKGGKLIIVNASENIIKLFKSMRLDQHLNLDS